In Thermodesulfobacteriota bacterium, the genomic window CAACTCCCCTTCGGCGGGGTTAAGCGGAGCGGGCTCGGGGTGTGCAAGGAGGCAGGCGGACGCGGCGGGGCGCTGGACTTCTACACCACGGTAAAGGTCATCTACCGCGACTTCTCGGGAAAGCTGCAGAAGGCGCAGATAGAAACCCCATGATGGGGTTTTAAATTTAGAATCTATCGGCCGCAACACAGGTTGCTAACGTTACAGGGGATCGCACACGCGTTAACCGTGCGGCAGCACTCTTCCCTTTCCCCCGCCTTTCTGATATAATCCCCGGACCAAAACGGCCCGGACAGGAACCAACCCAACGGAGGAACAAATGGACCCGGCACACTTTTCGGCTCAAGAGATTCTCGAAATGGCGGTGGATATCGAGGAGAACGGTGAAAAGTTCTATACCGCCGCCTCGGACGCCGCGACTAACCCCAGCCTTAAGGAGCTCTTCACCTTTCTCGCCGAAGAGGAGAAGCGGCACGTAAAGTTCTTCACGTCGCTCAAGAAAGACGCCTCGGACGCCGCCCTCCCCGGCGCATTCGACCCCTACCCGGAGGAGGCCTCGCTCTACCTGAAGGCCCTTGCCGACTCGAAGGTCTTTACCGCGCCGGAGGAAGGCGGCGGCTTCGCAAAGGCCGCCGAAAACGAAACCACGGCGCTCAGCTACGCCATAGACATGGAGAAGGAATCGCTCCTATTCTACTTCGAACTCCAGAACGCCATACGCGAGAAGGACAGGAAGACCCTGGGGGAGATTATAAACGAGGAGAAGGAGCACCTGAAGAAGCTCACCGGGATGAAGATGGAGCTCTCCGGATGACTCCCCCCCCTCCCCCCC contains:
- a CDS encoding ferritin family protein, which produces MDPAHFSAQEILEMAVDIEENGEKFYTAASDAATNPSLKELFTFLAEEEKRHVKFFTSLKKDASDAALPGAFDPYPEEASLYLKALADSKVFTAPEEGGGFAKAAENETTALSYAIDMEKESLLFYFELQNAIREKDRKTLGEIINEEKEHLKKLTGMKMELSG